The Lycium barbarum isolate Lr01 chromosome 12, ASM1917538v2, whole genome shotgun sequence genome includes a region encoding these proteins:
- the LOC132622610 gene encoding uncharacterized protein LOC132622610 isoform X2: MLALSESYVEMGSWLLLTLMAEALGIAVGKYTYVHEVGKGPPEAIDAHHIVVRRSREKGSNLCLFTLLLFAYPSFLFFQKGKLDTLHIWSLVIMALLIRLFLKKPVKKESVLILPAFGVQLETQYGSGKTVRQFVPISRILKPVLTECVTPVTCYWSLSLIIRGEEELMLVFKELRPPVKMLAPIWKALCAAIECGECTEAIT, encoded by the exons ATGCTAGCTTTATCAGAATCCTATGTTGAAATGGGTTCATGGTTGCTCTTGACACTT ATGGCGGAGGCATTGGGAATAGCAGTAGGAAAATACACATACGTACATGAAGTGGGTAAAGGGCCACCTGAAGCCATTGACGCACATCATATTGTGGTGAGAAGGAGTAGAGAAAAGGGTTCCAATTTATGCCTCTTTACTCTTCTCCTTTTTGCTTATCCATCATTTCTCTTCTTCCAAAAG GGAAAGCTAGATACTCTTCATATTTGGAGCTTAGTTATCATGGCATTGCTCATTAGGTTATTTCTAAAGAAGCCAGTTAAGAAAG AGTCTGTTCTAATTCTGCCAGCTTTTGGAGTTCAACTTGAGACTCAGTATGGAAG TGGGAAAACAGTTCGCCAGTTTGTTCCCATTAGCAGGATTTTGAAACCAGTGCTAACAGAATGTGTCACACCAGTTACCTGTTATTGGAGTCTATCTTTGATTATTCGCGGGGAGGAAGAACTTATGCTAGTTTTCAAG GAATTGCGTCCACCAGTGAAAATGTTGGCTCCCATCTGGAAGGCTTTATGTGCTGCCATCGAATGTGGAGAATGCACAGAGGCGATTACATAG
- the LOC132622610 gene encoding uncharacterized protein LOC132622610 isoform X1: MLALSESYVEMGSWLLLTLMAEALGIAVGKYTYVHEVGKGPPEAIDAHHIVVRRSREKGSNLCLFTLLLFAYPSFLFFQKGKLDTLHIWSLVIMALLIRLFLKKPVKKESVLILPAFGVQLETQYGSGKTVRQFVPISRILKPVLTECVTPVTCYWSLSLIIRGEEELMLVFKELRPPVKMLAPIWKALCAAIECGECTEAIT; this comes from the exons ATGCTAGCTTTATCAGAATCCTATGTTGAAATGGGTTCATGGTTGCTCTTGACACTT ATGGCGGAGGCATTGGGAATAGCAGTAGGAAAATACACATACGTACATGAAGTGGGTAAAGGGCCACCTGAAGCCATTGACGCACATCATATTGTGGTGAGAAGGAGTAGAGAAAAGGGTTCCAATTTATGCCTCTTTACTCTTCTCCTTTTTGCTTATCCATCATTTCTCTTCTTCCAAAAG GGAAAGCTAGATACTCTTCATATTTGGAGCTTAGTTATCATGGCATTGCTCATTAGGTTATTTCTAAAGAAGCCAGTTAAGAAAG AGTCTGTTCTAATTCTGCCAGCTTTTGGAGTTCAACTTGAGACTCAGTATGGAAG TGGGAAAACAGTTCGCCAGTTTGTTCCCATTAGCAGGATTTTGAAACCAGTGCTAACAGAATGTGTCACACCAGTTACCTGTTATTGGAGTCTATCTTTGATTATTCGCGGGGAGGAAGAACTTATGCTAGTTTTCAAG GAATTGCGTCCACCAGTGAAAATGTTGGCGCCCATCTGGAAGGCTTTATGTGCTGCCATCGAATGTGGAGAATGCACGGAGGCGATTACATAG
- the LOC132622610 gene encoding uncharacterized protein LOC132622610 isoform X3, protein MAEALGIAVGKYTYVHEVGKGPPEAIDAHHIVVRRSREKGSNLCLFTLLLFAYPSFLFFQKGKLDTLHIWSLVIMALLIRLFLKKPVKKESVLILPAFGVQLETQYGSGKTVRQFVPISRILKPVLTECVTPVTCYWSLSLIIRGEEELMLVFKELRPPVKMLAPIWKALCAAIECGECTEAIT, encoded by the exons ATGGCGGAGGCATTGGGAATAGCAGTAGGAAAATACACATACGTACATGAAGTGGGTAAAGGGCCACCTGAAGCCATTGACGCACATCATATTGTGGTGAGAAGGAGTAGAGAAAAGGGTTCCAATTTATGCCTCTTTACTCTTCTCCTTTTTGCTTATCCATCATTTCTCTTCTTCCAAAAG GGAAAGCTAGATACTCTTCATATTTGGAGCTTAGTTATCATGGCATTGCTCATTAGGTTATTTCTAAAGAAGCCAGTTAAGAAAG AGTCTGTTCTAATTCTGCCAGCTTTTGGAGTTCAACTTGAGACTCAGTATGGAAG TGGGAAAACAGTTCGCCAGTTTGTTCCCATTAGCAGGATTTTGAAACCAGTGCTAACAGAATGTGTCACACCAGTTACCTGTTATTGGAGTCTATCTTTGATTATTCGCGGGGAGGAAGAACTTATGCTAGTTTTCAAG GAATTGCGTCCACCAGTGAAAATGTTGGCGCCCATCTGGAAGGCTTTATGTGCTGCCATCGAATGTGGAGAATGCACGGAGGCGATTACATAG
- the LOC132621217 gene encoding protein transport protein SEC13 homolog B, whose translation MPSQKIETGHNDIVHDVTMDYYGKRVATASSDTTIKITGVSNNAASQHLATLSGHAGPVWQAAWAHPKFGSLLASCSYDGKVIIWKEGNQNEWTQAHVFSDHKSSVNSISWAPHELGLCLACGSSDGNISVHTARSDGGWDTTRIDQAHPVGVTSVSWAPSMAPGALVGSGALEPVQKLASGGCDNTVRVWKLYNGIWKMDCFPALQMHTNWVRDVAWAPNLGLPKSTIASASEDCTVVIWTVAKEGDQWEGKVLKDFKTPVWRVSWSLTGNLLAVAAGDNNVTLWKEAVDGEWQQASTVDQ comes from the coding sequence AGATTGAAACTGGTCACAATGACATAGTTCACGATGTTACTATGGACTATTATGGAAAACGTGTGGCTACAGCATCTTCTGATACCACCATAAAAATAACTGGTGTTAGCAACAATGCTGCTTCACAACACCTTGCTACTTTGAGTGGTCACGCTGGTCCTGTTTGGCAGGCTGCCTGGGCTCACCCCAAATTTGGTTCACTCCTTGCTTCCTGCTCCTATGATGGTAAGGTAATAATCTGGAAGGAAGGCAATCAGAATGAGTGGACACAAGCTCATGTTTTTAGCGACCACAAATCATCGGTTAACTCCATTTCATGGGCTCCTCATGAACTCGGGCTTTGCTTGGCTTGTGGTTCTTCTGATGGTAATATTTCAGTGCACACTGCTAGGTCAGATGGTGGTTGGGACACAACGAGAATAGACCAAGCTCATCCAGTTGGGGTAACATCAGTTTCATGGGCACCATCAATGGCTCCTGGTGCTTTAGTTGGTTCAGGTGCGCTTGAACCTGTTCAAAAGCTGGCATCCGGTGGATGTGATAACACTGTGAGGGTCTGGAAGTTGTATAATGGCATTTGGAAGATGGATTGCTTCCCTGCACTTCAGATGCACACTAACTGGGTGAGAGATGTAGCCTGGGCGCCAAACTTGGGACTACCTAAGTCGACAATTGCTAGTGCTTCGGAGGATTGCACGGTTGTCATATGGACTGTGGCAAAGGAGGGAGATCAGTGGGAGGGCAAGGTTCTTAAAGACTTCAAAACTCCCGTTTGGAGAGTCTCATGGTCTCTAACCGGAAACTTGTTGGCAGTTGCAGCTGGGGATAACAATGTCACATTGTGGAAAGAAGCTGTTGATGGGGAGTGGCAACAGGCCTCCACTGTTGACCAATAG